The stretch of DNA CCATAGTGCCTGCCATCTGTGCCCTCTTACTGTACCTGCCATAGTACCTGCAATCTGTGCTACCCTTACTGTACCAGCCATAGTGCCTTCAATCTGTGCCCCTTTTACTGTACCAGCCACAGTGCCTgcaatctgtgccccccttacTGTACCTACCATAGTACCtgcaatctgtgcccccttactGTACCTGCCATAGTGCCTTCAATCTGTGCCCCTTTTACTGTACCAGCCACAGTGCCTgcaatctgtgccccccttacTGTACCAGCCATAGTGCCTGCAATCTGTGCCCCCCCTTATTGTACCAGCCATAGTGCATgcaatctgtgccccccttacTGTACCAgcaatctgtgccccccttacTGTACCTGCCACAGTGCCTGCAATCTGTGCCCCTCTTACTGTGCCTGCCATAGTGCCTGCAATCTGTGCCCCTCTTACTGTACCTGCCATAGTGCCTgcaatctgtgccccccttactgtaccagccatagtgcctgcaatctgtgccccccttactctaccagccacagtgcctgcaatctgtgccccccttactgtaccagccacagtgcctgcaatctgtgccccccttaATGTACCTGCCACAGTGCCTGCAATCTGTGCCCTGCCCCCATTACTGTACCTGCCTTAGTGCCTGCAATCTGTGCCCCTCTTACTGTACCTGCCACAGTGCCTgcaatctgtgccccccttactgtaccagccatagtgccttccatctgtgccccccttacTGTACCAGCCATAGTGCCTGCAAACTGTGCCCCCCTTACTGTACCAGCCATAGTGCCTGCAATCTGTGCCCCTCTTACTGTACCTGCCATAGTGCCtgcaatctgtgcccccttactGCACCTGCCATAGTGCTgcaatctgtgccccccttacATTACCAGCCACAGTGCCTGCAATCTGTGCCCTCCTTACTGTACCAGCCATAGTGCCTgcaatctgtgccccccttacTGTACATGCCATAGTGCCTgcaatctgtgccccccttacTGTACATGCCATAGTGCCTgcaatctgtgccccccttacTGTACATGCCATAGTGCCTgcaatctgtgccccccttacTGTACCAGGCATAGTGCCTGCAATCTATGCCCCCCTTACTGTAACAGCCATAGTGcctgccatctgtgcccccttactgtaccagccatagtgcctgcaatctgtgccccccttacTGTACCTGCCATAGTGCCTGCCATCTGTGCCCTCTTACTGTACCTGCCATAGTGCCTgcaatctgtgccccccttactgtgccagccatagtgcctgcaatctgtgccccccttactgtaccagccatagtgcctgcaatctgtgccccccttactgtgcctgcaatctgtgccccccttactgtaccagccacagtgcctgcaatctgtgccccccttaatgtaccagccacagtgcctgcaatctgtgccccccttactgtaccagccatagtgcctgcaatctgtgcccccttactGTACCTGCCATAGTACCTgcaatctgtgccccccttacTGTGCCTGCCATAGTACCTGCAATCTGTGCCACCCTTACTGTACCAGCCATAGTGCCTTCAATCTGTGCCCCCCGTACTGTACCTACCATAGTACCtgcaatctgtgcccccttactGTACCTGCCATAGTGCCTTCAATCTGTGCCCCTTTTACTGTACCAGCCACAGTGCCTgcaatctgtgccccccttacTGTACCAGCCATAGTGCCTGCAATCTGTGCCCCCCCTTATTGTACCAGCCATAGTGCATGCAATCTGTGCCCCCATTACTGTACCAgcaatctgtgccccccttacTGTACCTGCCACAGTGCCTGCAATCTGTGCCCCTCTTACTGTACCTGCCACAGTGCCTGCAATCAGTGCCCCCCTTAATGTACCTGCCATAGTACCTGCAATCTGTGCCCCTCTTACTGTACCTGCCATAGTGCCTGCAGTCTGTGCCCCCTTACTGTACCAGCCACAGTGCCTgcaatctgtgccccccttaATGTACCTGCCACAGTGCCTGCAATCTGTGCCCCCATTACTGTACCTGCCTTAGCGCCTGCAATCTGTGCCCCTCTTACTGTACCTGCCACAGTGCCTgcaatctgtgccccccttactgtaccagccatagtgcctgcaatctgtgccccccttacTGTACCAGCCATAGTGCCTGCAATCTGTGCCCCTCTTACTGTACCAGGCATAGTGCCtgcaatctgtgcccccttactGCACCTGCCGTAGTGCCTgcaatctgtgccccccttacTGTACCAGGCATAGTGCCTGCAATCTGTGCCCCTCTTACTGTACCTGCCATAGTGCCTgcaatctgtgccccccttactgtaccagccatagtgcctgcaatctgtgccccccttacTGTACCAGCCATAGTGCCTGCAATCTGTGCCCTCCTTACTGTACCTGCCATAGTGCCTGCAATCTGTGCCCCTCTTACTGTACCTGCCGTAGTGCCtgcaatctgtgcccccttactGCACCTGCCATAGTGCCTgcaatctgtgccccccttacTGTACCAGGCATAGTGCCTgcaatctgtgccccccttacTGTACCAGGCATAGTGCCTGCAATCTGTGCCCTCCTTACTGTACCTGCCATAGTGCCTgcaatctgtgccccccttacTGTACCAGCCATAGTGCCTGCAATCTGTGCCCTCCTTACTGTACCTGCCATAGTGCCTgcaatctgtgccccccttacTGTACCTGCCGTAGTGCCtgcaatctgtgcccccttactGCACCTGCCATAGTGCCTgcaatctgtgccccccttacTGTACCAGGCATAGTGCCTGCAATCTGTGCCCTCCTTACTGTACCTGCCATAGTGCCTgcaatctgtgccccccttacTGTACATGCCATAGTGCCTgcaatctgtgccccccttacTGTACCAGGCATAGTGCCTgcaatctgtgccccccttacTGTAACAGCCATAGTGcctgccatctgtgcccccttactgtaccagccatagtgcctgccatctgtgcccccttactgtaccagccatagtgcctgccatctgtgcccccttactgtaccagccatagtgcctgccatctgtgcccccttactgtaccagccatagtgcctgccatctgtgcccccttactgtaccagccatagtgcctgccatctgtgccccccttacTGTACCAGGCATAGTGCCTGCAATCTGTGCCCTCCTTACTGTACCTGCCATAGTGCCTgcaatctgtgccccccttacTGTACCAGCCATAGTGCCTGCAATCTGTGCCCTCCTTACTGTACCTGCCATAGTGCCTgcaatctgtgccccccttacTGTACCTGCCGTAGTGCCtgcaatctgtgcccccttactGCACCTGCCATAGTGCCTgcaatctgtgccccccttacTGTACCAGGCATAGTGCCTGCAATCTGTGCCCTCCTTACTGTACCTGCCATAGTGCCTgcaatctgtgccccccttacTGTACATGCCATAGTGCCTgcaatctgtgccccccttacTGTACCAGGCATAGTGCCTgcaatctgtgccccccttacTGTAACAGCCATAGTGcctgccatctgtgcccccttactgtaccagccatagtgcctgccatctgtgcccccttactgtaccagccatagtgcctgccatctgtgcccccttactgtaccagccatagtgcctgccatctgtgcccccttactgtaccagccatagtgcctgccatctgtgcccccttactgtaccagccatagtgcctgccatctgtgccccccttacTGTACCTGCCATAGTGcctgccatctgtgcccccttactgtaccagccatagtgcctgcaatctgtgccccccttacTGTAACAGCCATAGTACCTgcaatctgtgccccccttacTGTAACAGCCATAGTGCCTgcaatctgtgccccccttacTGTACCTGCCATAGTGcctgccatctgtgcccccttactgtaccagccatagtgcctgcaatctgtgcccccttactgtaccagccatagtgcctgcaatctgtgcccccttactgtaccagccatagtgcctgcaatctgtgcccccttactgtaccagccatagtgcctgcaatctgtgccccccttactgtaccagccacagtgcctgcaatctgtgccccccttactgtgccagccatagtgccttCAATCTGTGCCCCCCGTACTGTACCTGCCATAGTGCCTgcaatctgtgccccccttacTGTACCAGGCATAGTGCCTgcaatctgtgccccccttactgtaccagccacagtgcctgcaatctgtgccccccttacTGTGCCTGCCATAGTACCTgcaatctgtgccccccttacTGTACCTGCCATAGTGCCtgcaatctgtgcccccttactGTACCAGCCACAGTGCCTGCAATCTGTGCCCCTCTTACTGTACCTGCCATAGTGCCTgcaatctgtgccccccttacTGTACCAGGCATAGTGCCTGCATTCTGTGCCCCCCTTACTGTACCAGCCACAGTGCCTGCAATCTGTGCCCTCCTTACTGTACCAGCCATAGTGCCtgcaatctgtgcccccttactgtaccagccatagtgcctgcaatctgtgcccccttactgtaccagccatagtgcctgcaatctgtgcccccttactgtaccagccatagtgcctgcaatctgtgccccccttactgtaccagccacagtgcctgcaatctgtgccccccttactgtgccagccatagtgccttCAATCTGTGCCCCCCGTACTGTACCTGCCATAGTGCCTgcaatctgtgccccccttacTGTACCAGGCATAGTGCCTgcaatctgtgccccccttactgtaccagccacagtgcctgcaatctgtgccccccttacTGTGCCTGCCATAGTACCTgcaatctgtgccccccttacTGTACCTGCCATAGTGCCtgcaatctgtgcccccttactGTACCAGCCACAGTGCCTGCAATCTGTGCCCCTCTTACTGTACCTGCCATAGTGCCTgcaatctgtgccccccttacTGTACCAGGCATTTTACAAGTTGCCCTCCTGTTGGAACCAAgggatctcctcctctggccaCACTGCACTCCCTGATGGGCTGTATTCTTCTAGTAGCGGGCCCTGGCACTGCCCAGCCTTCCTTGGTGCTGGGCTGGCATTGTCCAGTCAGTTTGAACATGGTGCAGCAGCCCGCAGACATAGTTGTTTCACGCTCTCTGGAGTGGCGCCTGCCATACCTTAGAGCGGCCGCCAGGTGTCGCTGTTAATCTGTAAATGCACTTGTGAGCCTGGAAGTTTTGGTCACGTGGTCAGGGCTCCCCATTTATACcagaactacagctcccagcgtaTGACTGCCGGCGcctcctgggagttgtagttcagcAATAGTTGGCAGACCAGTATGAGGCCCTGGACACCCCCAACCATATACTCCTCCCTGCTGGGAGGCAATGCAGTCACATGACTTAAGGGGGTACCCACCACTTTTGGGGCCATTCCTGCCAGAACCCCCACCTGGCTGGGCCTGTGGAGGGAACCGTCCTTACCTGCTCCCCGGTTCTGGCTCCTTTACTCCAGCACTGACGCCCTGTGGTCCCTGCTGGtaaacttaaaggggtcctctcacctcCAACATTGGAGGGCGGCCGCTCCGTCCCCGAGAGCTTTGTTCTAGAGATAGGAGCGGGTCACACTTCGGGGTCCCACCGCCTGCCTGACATTGGGGGCGtattgaggtgagacaacccctttaaggttgatgtgtgccgctgcagccaatgaccggCCTCAGTGGTGACCTTGGTGCATCACATGACCTTGGTGCCACGTGTTCTGTTATAGCAGTCATCAGCTGGGGTGGCATGCTGGGATCTGTAGTTCCCAGGCCCTCCTGATGGTGTTTTCTGGCGGGGTGGCTTCTTCTGTGAGGTCCGGCCGCATGTGCTGACTACATAACATGGCCACCGCTATAATCGGTGACCCAGCGTTGACCCCTGTGTGTGCCCGGCTTATCTAGGCTCCAGCAGCAGTAATGAACCCGCACTACTTACTTCACAGCAGCCGTAAAGCGAGGCGCTCCTGGGTCATCGGTAGCTGTTGTACTGGCATCTAGTGGCCGTCATGTAAACTGCAGTAAAGGTGTTTTCTGCATTGGATTCCCCCTGACCGTCCTTCTGATGAAACCCCAGGGCTCTGCTGGAGGACCCCCCACAAAGAGTCCAAAAAGTACAGTTTATTTTTCTAGggctttttttgtaaaacttctgAATGTCCTTTGCCTGTGTGTGCCTGCTTATCTTGGCTCCTGCAGCGCTAGTAGAGATGGTGATCTCTTTGCAGCAGCTGTAAAGCGAGGTCTTGCTGCTTTCACCATCTGGGCTGTGTGGCCATCTTACTGACATCTAGTGGCCATTATGAAaactgccattaaaaaaaaaaaacacaactttaATATGACATGGCCATCTGACTCCTGGTGTTGGGGGTGGGGGGCTATTATCTGGGGTGGAAGACGAGTCGGGCACAGACCACTCAGAGGCTGCAAAAGGAAATCACGTTTTATTTTCTTCCCCTGCGTTCCTGACAAGGCACATGAGTCTTCTAGACGCGGCTTCTCCTGATCGGCGGAGCTCAGAGTCTCTGCTCCGGGCGGAATGTGTGGCGGCGGGTCGTGATCTGGTGGCGTTTCTGCAGAACGTGTGAACGGAAGGAAAGTGGGGCGCAGGAAGCAGGGTTAACCCCTTGCCTGctgggaggaggggggagtatgGAGTAAGACACTGCTCGGCAGTGAATCCAAATCCCTCCCAGTGagagagggttaaaaataatgtcACGTTCTGCGTCCAGCGCAggagacaatatatatatacatacatatagatacagtatatacacctcctatacatatatgtatatatacacggcGCTCAGTAGCAGCTTCCTCTCTGGATCCATATGTGGTGACCTGGACGAAGGGGAGAAAGCAGCAATCAGTCACCGCACGTCGTCTGCAGAGTCTGTGCAGACTGTCACACCCGAAGATCATCTCACCTTCAGTGTATGAGAAGTTCTTCGGCAGAGTGGGCTCCGGTCTCTTCTATGGGGGCTGTGGAAACATTAGAGAAATATCTGTTAGAGCAGAGAACTGGAAATGTCCGACAGGATCTTAAAGTGTTAAATGTTCTGTttgcagccgccactagggggagctccctgcAGACTGTATATACATTGGACCCAATGATTGCACAGTATggaatgagctccctctagtggtggctgcaggtagaacATCAGAAAACTGAAGTTCTGCCCCCTAGAGGTGAATCAGCGCAGAACATAGGAATAGTGCACTGAGCCatggtatctaatcctgtcctgtgtgatactgtctgctgagctgtgtatctaatcctgtcctgtgtgatacagtctgctgagctgtgtatctaatcctatcctgtgtgatactgtctgctgagctgtgtatctaatcctatcctgtgtgatactgtctgctgagctgtgtatctaatcctatcctgtgtgatactgtctgctgagctgtgtatctaatcctatcctgtgtgatactgactgctgagctgtgtatctaattccatcatgtgtgatacagtctgctgagctgtgtatctaatcctctcctgtgtgatactgtctgctgagctgtgtatctaatcctatcctgtgtgatactgtcttctgagccgtgtatctaatcctatcctgtgtgatcctgtctgctgagctgtgtatctaatcctctcctgtgtgatactgtctgctgagctgtgtatctaatcctgtcctgtgtgatactgtctgctgagctgtgtatctaatcccatcatgtgtgatactgtctgctgagctgtgtatctaattccatcatgtgtgatacagtctgctgagctgtgtatctaatcttatcctttgtgatactgtctgttgagctgtgtatctaatcctatcctgtgtgatactgtctgctgagctgtgtatctaatcctatcctgtgcgatactgtctgctgagctgtgaatctaatcctgtcctgtgtgatactgtctgctgagctgtgtatctaatcctgtcctgtgtgatactgtctgctgagctgtgtatctaatcctatcctgtgtgatactgtctgctgagctgtgtatctaatcctatcatgtgtgatacagcctgctgagctgtgtatctaatcctattctgtgtgatacagcctgctgagctgtgtatctaatcctattctgtgtgatacagtctgctgagctgtgtatctaatcctatcctgtgtgatactgcccgctgagctgtgtatctaatcctatcctgtgtgatactgcctgctgagctgtgtatctaatcctatcctgtgtgatactgtctgctgagctgtgtatctaatcctatcctgtgtgatactgtctgctgagctgtgtatctaatcctatcctgtgcgatactgtctgctgagctgtgtatctaatcctatactgtgtgatactgtctgctgagctgtgtatctaatcctatcctgtgtgatactgtctgctgagcggtgtatctaatcctatcctgtgtgatactgtctgctgagctgtgtatctaatcctatcatgtgtgatactgtctgctgagctgtgtatctaatcctatcatgtgtgatactgtctgctgagctgtgtatctaatcctatcctgtgtgatacagtctgctgagctgtgtatctaatcctatcctgtgtgatactgcctgctgagccgtgtatctaatcctatcctgtgtgatactgtctgctgagctgtgtatctaatcctatcctgtgtgatactgtctgctgagctgtgtatctaatcctatcctgtgtgatacagtctgctgagctgtgtatctaatcctatcctgtgtgatactgtctgctgagctgtgtatctaatcctctcctgtgtgatactgtctgctgagctgtgtatctaatcctatcatgtgtgatacagcctgctgagctgtgtatctaatcctatcctgtgtgatacagtctgctgagctgtgtatctaatcctgtcctgtgtgatactgtctgctgatctgtgtatctaatcctatcctgtgtgatactgtctgctgagctgtgtatctaatcctgtcctgtgtgatacagtcggctgagctgtgtatctaatcctatcctgtgtgatactgtctgctgagctgtgtatctaatccattGTGATACTgtctctgagctgtgtatccaatcctatcctgtgtgatactgtctgctgagctgtgtatctaatcctatcctgtgtgatactgtctgctgagctgtgtatctaatcctatcctgtgtgatactgtctgctgagctgtgtatctaatcctatcctgtgtgatactgtctgctgagctgtgtatctaatcctatcctgtgtgatactgtctgctgagctgtgtatctaatcctatcctgtgtgatactgtctgctgggctgtgtatctaatcctatcctgtgtgatactgtctgctgagctgtgtatctaatcctctcctgtgtgatactgtctgctgagctgtgtatctaatcctgtcctgtgtgatactgtctgctgagctgtgtatctaatactatcctgtgtgatactgtctgctgagctgtgtatctaatcctgtcctgtgtgatactgtctgctgagctgtgtatctaatcctatcctgtgtgatacagtcggctgagctgtgtatctaatcctgtgtgatacggtaggctgagctgtgtatctaatcctatcctgtgtgatactgtctctgagctgtgtatctaatcctgtgtgatactgtcggctgagctgtgtatctaatcctgtgtgatacagtctgctcagctgtgtatctaatcctgtgtgatacagtcggctgagctgtgtatctaatcctgtgtgatacagtctgctgagctgtgtatctaatcctgtgtgatacagtcggctgagctgtgtatctaatcctatcctgtgtgatacagtcggctgagctgtgtatctaatcctgtgtgatacagtcggctgagctgtgtatctaatcctgtgtgatacagtcggctgagcggtgtatctaatcctgtgtgatacagtcggctgagctgtgtatctaatcctatcctgtgtgatacagtcggctgagctgtgtatctaatcctgtgtgataccgtcggctgagctgtgtatctaatcctgtgtgatacagtcggctgagctgtgtatctgacaCTCACTGGTGAACTTCTTCTTCGGCCGGCATTGTGTCAGGTAAATAGTGAGACCGAGGATGAAGGTGATGATGAAGACGGAGACCGCGGTGACACTGACGACCATCAGCCAGGGGAAGTCTTCATGTTTGTCAGAGCTGTCACCTGATGGAAATGAGAAAAAAGTATCAGCACTCTCGTAGTATCACAGCCATCTCTATATATTACTGTCAGCACGCTCTAGTATCACAGCCATCTCTATATATTACTGTCAGCACTCTCACAGTATTACAACCGTCTCTATATATTACTGTCAGCACTCTCATAGTATCACAGCCGTTTCTATATATTACTGTCAGCACTCTCACAGTATCACAGCCGTCTCTTGGTATTACTGTCAGCACTCTCGTAGTATCACAGCCGTCTCTTGGTATTACTGTCAGCACTCTCTAGTATCACAGCCATCTCTATATATTACTGTCAGCACTCTCACAGTATCACAGCCGTCTCTTGGTATTACTGTCAGCACTCTCGTAGTATCACAGCCGTCTCTTGGTATTACTGTCAGCACTCTCTAGTATCACAGCCATCTCTATATTTTACTGTCAGCACTCTCTAGTATCACAGCCGTCTCTTGGTATTACTATCAGCACTCTCGTAGTATCACAGCCGTCTCTTGGTATTACTGTCAGCACTCTCGTAGTATCACAGCCGTCTCTTGGTATTACTGTCAGCACTCTCGTAGTATCACAGCCGTCTCTTGGTATTACTGTCAGCACTCTCTAGTATCACAGCCATCTCTATATATTACTGTCAGCACTCTCACAGTATTACAACCGTCTCTTGGTATTACTGTCAGCACTCTCGTAGTATCACAGCCGTCTCT from Bufo bufo chromosome 7, aBufBuf1.1, whole genome shotgun sequence encodes:
- the TNFRSF12A gene encoding tumor necrosis factor receptor superfamily member 12A, which gives rise to MMRVCNVLQLLLLLLVVEMSMEESTGSGCSDGWQWSNDLGKCKDCKICDTSSKDDFCQKCDSSDKHEDFPWLMVVSVTAVSVFIITFILGLTIYLTQCRPKKKFTTPIEETGAHSAEELLIH